DNA from Thermococcus sp.:
TCACTCACTCCATTCCGCAGACGGGGTCAATCGGCATTCAGGTCACCTCCACTTCGTAGCCGTACCTTTCGATGGCCCTGACTATGTCCTCCAGGCGAACCTTTCCGGGGTCGAACTGGACAACGGCCTTCTTTTCCTCAAGGCTGACGTTTCCCTTGGCACCGACGCTCTCTATCGCCTTGGTTATTCTCATAACGCAGTGCTTGCAGCTCATGTTAGGTATCTTCAACACGACTTCGGTCATTTGCATCACCGATAATGACTAAGGACGAAAGCTTATGGGGCTTATCGTTGCCAGAATGGAAACCGGAAATCGAACGTATAGACAAAAGTGAAAATTAAAGGAAGTCTATGATGGCCTTCACCTGCTCTTCCATGGGTCTCATCAGCTCGACAACCTTCTCTCCTGCGATCTTCCAGGCGACGCTCGGCAGGGTAACGCCGAGGTAGTTGCCCTCCTCAGTCCTGTAGCCGAAGCCGGTGCACGGGAGCAGGGCACCTATGTTGGGGTCTATCTTTACCAGCTCCTCAACGAGCTCGCTGTGGCAGATGAAGAGAAGGTGGTAGTCGGCTATTATCCCGTTTTCCGTCTCGGTTATAGCTACCGGGATGCGCTCACCGATGAGCAGAAAGCCCGCTTCCTCCAGCTTTTTCTTGAAGCGCTCCCAGAGGAAGTCTAGATCCTCGTCAAAACGCCTGACGTAGTAGAACTCCATGCCAGCCACCTCCTTTCAGCCAGAAGTTTCAACCATTATGCACCTTCCAAAGCTGTACTC
Protein-coding regions in this window:
- a CDS encoding heavy-metal-associated domain-containing protein; this translates as MTEVVLKIPNMSCKHCVMRITKAIESVGAKGNVSLEEKKAVVQFDPGKVRLEDIVRAIERYGYEVEVT
- a CDS encoding DUF302 domain-containing protein encodes the protein MEFYYVRRFDEDLDFLWERFKKKLEEAGFLLIGERIPVAITETENGIIADYHLLFICHSELVEELVKIDPNIGALLPCTGFGYRTEEGNYLGVTLPSVAWKIAGEKVVELMRPMEEQVKAIIDFL